In Pseudomonadota bacterium, the DNA window ACCGCCGCTGGCATCGCTCGCTGGCGGGCTCCGAGCTGCAGCTGCTCGGCGACTGTCCGGATTGTCTCGTCGTCTATGACACCGGCCGCTCCGCGCGCTCAAAAAAACGCTCGCGCGCCAGTCGCTAGCCCGCATCGGTCACCAACTTCGAGGCACTCCATCAATGGACAACCGCCCCATCAATGGACAACCGCCCCATCAATGGACAACCGCCCCATCAATGGACAACCGCGTGTCCGAGGCGTCTGCGATAGCAGCCGATCCGCAGTCGAGGCACCGGAGGCATAGTCGCCGCCCTGCTAGCACAAGCGAGCACTTGACCCGCAACGAAGTTCCGGGTCAGCTCATCTGCTCGCTCAGATACCGCTCCCTGCCTATCTCCTTGATGAGGTGCAGCTGAGCCTCGAGCCAATCTGCAGTCTCCTCGTGCTCCCGCAAAATGCCCTCCAGCAGATGCCGGCTCCCGTTGTCGGCCTTTTCCCTGCACAGGCCGATGCCCTTGTTGAGATGCGCGATCGCTCCGACTTCGTCCGCGAGGTCGAGCTCGTGCTGCTCCGGCACGTATTCGCCGACCCCGACAGGATTCAGCCGCTGCATGTTGGGTACGCCGTCGAGAAGCAGGATGCGGTCTATTACGGCCGCTGCAGCGTGCATGTTGCGGATGGAGTCCTTTTTCCTGCGTTCCGCCAGCGCCTCGTAACCCCAG includes these proteins:
- the bfr gene encoding bacterioferritin, producing MKGNPDIIAMLNDVLTAELTAINRYFVHSRMCANWGYEALAERRKKDSIRNMHAAAAVIDRILLLDGVPNMQRLNPVGVGEYVPEQHELDLADEVGAIAHLNKGIGLCREKADNGSRHLLEGILREHEETADWLEAQLHLIKEIGRERYLSEQMS